One window of the Camelina sativa cultivar DH55 chromosome 1, Cs, whole genome shotgun sequence genome contains the following:
- the LOC104791918 gene encoding ubiquitin-conjugating enzyme E2 29-like isoform X1: MTMVSISQAILFARESTIFAYGSRFKNTPLTTYSLHIINNLLHFLSKRYFPLNQPFCNPMATRRILKELKELQRDPPVSCSAGRGSQFPPVSCSAGPTGEDMFQWQATIMGPNESPYSGGVFLVNIHFPPDYPFKPPKVVFRTKVFHPNINSNGNIWLDILKDQWSPALTISKVLLSVCSLLTDPNPDDPLVPEIAHIY; the protein is encoded by the exons aTGACAATGGTGAGCATATCACAAGCAATCTTGTTTGCAAGAGAATCAACAATCTTTGCTTACGGTTCACGCTTTAAAAACACACCTCTCACTACTTATTCTCTACACATAATCAACAATCTTTTGCATTTTCTCTCTAAACGCTATTTTCCCTTGAACCAACCATTCTGCAACCCGATGGCAACGAGAAGGATATTGAAAGAACTTAAGGAGTTGCAAAGAGACCCTCCTGTATCATGCAGTGCAGGTAGAGGCTCACAGTTTCCTCCTGTATCATGCAGTGCAG GTCCAACGGGAGAAGATATGTTCCAATGGCAAGCTACCATAATGGGTCCGAACGAGAGTCCGTACTCCGGCGGTGTTTTCCTTGTCAATATCCATTTCCCTCCGGATTATCCTTTCAAACCTCCCAAG GTTGTCTTCAGAACCAAAGTGTTTCACCCAAACATCAACAGTAATGGAAACATATGGTTGGACATTCTCAAAGACCAATGGAGCCCTGCCCTTACCATCTCTAAG GTGCTTCTCTCGGTATGCTCTCTTCTTACAGACCCAAACCCTGACGATCCTCTGGTGCCAGAGATAGCTCACATATACTAA
- the LOC104791918 gene encoding ubiquitin-conjugating enzyme E2 29-like isoform X2, which produces MTMVSISQAILFARESTIFAYGSRFKNTPLTTYSLHIINNLLHFLSKRYFPLNQPFCNPMATRRILKELKELQRDPPVSCSAGPTGEDMFQWQATIMGPNESPYSGGVFLVNIHFPPDYPFKPPKVVFRTKVFHPNINSNGNIWLDILKDQWSPALTISKVLLSVCSLLTDPNPDDPLVPEIAHIY; this is translated from the exons aTGACAATGGTGAGCATATCACAAGCAATCTTGTTTGCAAGAGAATCAACAATCTTTGCTTACGGTTCACGCTTTAAAAACACACCTCTCACTACTTATTCTCTACACATAATCAACAATCTTTTGCATTTTCTCTCTAAACGCTATTTTCCCTTGAACCAACCATTCTGCAACCCGATGGCAACGAGAAGGATATTGAAAGAACTTAAGGAGTTGCAAAGAGACCCTCCTGTATCATGCAGTGCAG GTCCAACGGGAGAAGATATGTTCCAATGGCAAGCTACCATAATGGGTCCGAACGAGAGTCCGTACTCCGGCGGTGTTTTCCTTGTCAATATCCATTTCCCTCCGGATTATCCTTTCAAACCTCCCAAG GTTGTCTTCAGAACCAAAGTGTTTCACCCAAACATCAACAGTAATGGAAACATATGGTTGGACATTCTCAAAGACCAATGGAGCCCTGCCCTTACCATCTCTAAG GTGCTTCTCTCGGTATGCTCTCTTCTTACAGACCCAAACCCTGACGATCCTCTGGTGCCAGAGATAGCTCACATATACTAA